AGTAATGGGTTCTTTTGTTtgggtgtttttttttttaaattgaaacGGGTTCTTCCATAGGATGATGACACGTGTCCCACATGGGTCTTCCGTTAGAGTGAAGGGCATATATGCTCTAGTTTTTGGACGGAAGTGACATCAATGTCCCAAAACTATGATGGAGGACATTTgcgtaccattttcaatagttcgggGGTAAATTCGTCCTTTTTCCCTACTTGGTTTGATTGGTGTATCAGTTAATGTTTTATGTGACACACCTTGTTAAGTCTATGCTACTCTTTCATTTTTGCTTCTCTTTGTTTTACGATTTTTTGGATGTGTCATTTTATGAACTCCTTCAGTTTATGATAAACACCTTCATAACAAGTTATTTCTGAAATACTTATATTGGAAATGAATTTCAAGACAACAGGTTGTCCCAACATTTGTGAAGTTCCTTACCTAGTTAATTAAGTTACGCGGTTTCATAAGATAGTTTCTTGCAATTAGGTTAGTGTCTTGTCATTCAGATCCTGTGATTTATTATCTGAAGATAGTTACAATATTATCTGTGTGACACTCAACTGCGGAATCTGCACTATCATTACTATACTATACCAAATTGTACTATTTATGTTCTCATACTGTTGGTGTACTTTTTCTAAGATGGGAGAACTGAAGAAACTCGTTGAAGAGGgtaaaatcaaatatataggTCTATCAGAGGCTTGTGCATCAACAATCAGAAGGGCCCATGCTGTTCATCCAATAACAGCTGTTCAGATGGAATGGTCTTTGTGGACTAGAGATCTGGAGGAAGAAGTAGTTCCTACTTGCAGGTGACACATCTCTTAGGTCAACCCCCTTGCATCGAATTACTAGCAAATGAGTGTTCGTTCTGATACTTGTCATTTTCAGAGAACTTGGCATAGGGATTGTCCCCTATAGTCCTCTCGGACGAGGATTCTTCTCAGCAGGGGCAAAGTTGATTGAAAGCTTGCCTGATGGTGACTTTCGCAAGGTCAGACCACATAAATCAAAACCGTTGTCTGCTTTTGTTTTTTCTGTTTTTTAGACATGTAAGCTACACATTTGCAGCGAGCATCAAACTGATGTTTTTAGTTGCATTTGAATTTAGTATCTTGTTATCTTTTTGTGCATTGATGTTTTACAAAGATTCTCAAAATGCTCTGTAAGGTAAAGCCTTTGCCAAATCATGCTCATAAAATGCCTTTTCCTCAGATCCCCTTTCAGCTATGGTGATAGATGATCATGCCCTGCGCTGGATACATAAAATGCAGAATAATAGGAAAATTTTCAAGTGCATTTTCTATTGACAGCTTCTCTAGGAATAGCTTAATGAATTACTATTGGTATATGGACATGCTGATGTCTTTAAATCAAACTTCCCAACACTAACTAAGCATGGAGTGATCTGGTTTTACCAAGCATGCAGTAATTTGACCAACTGCTAAGATGGATATgcgataatataatattaaataaaattaaaaatgatcCATATTAGCTAGAAGTGCATTGAGGATGAAATGAGAGGAGTGCGCTTGAGACTGGTTTGTAGGTGTGATACTATGGCAAGTGGAGGTGTTGAAAAGGAGACGAGGTGAAATCTCGAAATGCTTACAAATTTCTTAGGAGAAATGCATACTTAGCAAACAAGTATGGCACATTGGAAGAAAATGAACCATATAGGTGATATCTAGCAGTGGAGAATAGGATTTAGTCTTTTTTCAGAACTTctaatattgttattattattgttaatattatttgtatatatttagcaTATTTTTTGCTTTTGTTTTTATCTGGTATGATAATGACGTGAGTTGAACTTAAGCGGAGAAGTCAAAGATTTCATAAAGTCGATTCCAACTTATTTGCGATTGAGGCATAGTTATAGCTGCAGTCTTTATTCCAGATTCAGGAATAGTTCTCCTTTAACTTCCAACTCGCCCTTGTGTTGAACATTTCTTGAGATGCATCTGGTGACTGATTTAACGCACAATCTATCAAGATAAACATTTTGGCACAACCACCCATTTTTTCTCCGTGAAATATATAGCCTAGTTTAATGGTTGCATGAATGAATCTTTCTATTTCAACTGCAAcagtaatttattattttgctgGTTTGCTTTGTAGAGTTTCCCTAGGTTCAAGCCGGAGAACTTTGAGCATAACAAGCAAGTATTTGAGAAAATCAATCTAATGGCTGCAAGGAAAGGATGCACCCCTTCACAATTAGCATTGGCTTGGGTTCTTCACCAAGGAGATGATGTATGCCCTATACCAGGCACTACGAAGATTGAAAACTTCAACGAAAACGTAGGAGCCTTATCCGTAAAATTGTCATCAGAAGACATGAAAGAACTCGAATCGTATACCTCTGGTGATGTTGTCAAAGGTGAGAGACATGTATACATGTCATCAACTTGGATAAATTCAGAGACTCCGCCATTGTCCTCCCTAGAAAGCTGAATAGGGGTTTGACAAGTGATATCTATTTGGCTTCTTATGATGCTCAAACTCTTCTGAAGATCTTGTTGCAtccggattctccaaaaatgcaCTATGAAAATACAATATACACTttgcaacatttttgaagaatccaaaCAACATAGATGACTTTTGTATATGTACTCATACTTATTAATGAAGCGAGACGTATGTTATGGATTGCTCCTAAATTATTTGGTACTAAGCTATCAAAACTCTTGAATCTACCTTTAAATCAGCTTTCATAAAGGAATACTCATGTTTGAATTCACCTTAGAATTCTATTGATTGATGATAGGGAGGTATACTTGTATTCAACCAGCTTTCAATTGTATCTTTAATTGAATTTTGCAGGTACTGCATATATAGAAGATATAAGATGAAGGGAAACAATGTTTTGACAGGCTATATCTTTATCTTACTGTGTTCATCAAGTTCGTCTCACGAGTCTGTAACTTAAGAAATTTGGCAAGAATAAATTATAttgaataacttttttttaaaaaaaaattatttatgagtAAAAAGTGTCATTACACGTTTATTTCAAAAGCATATGAAGAATTGAGACTAGAAGATATACCAAGTATATAATTGACATAAAACCATGTAATCTAAAAGCATAATTTGCGCATTTATTCCAATATCGGGTGTAAATCACCCCCCAAAATTGAAACGATACCATTGTTGTGGTTGCAGGCACATACTTGATTTACAGCCTTCCCCCCAAATCCTGTATTGAACATATTGTTTGCACATTAGATGCATATAGATACTCAAAAACATAACATATATAGGACATTGTTTCTACTTACTTAGATAGTGATTTGAATACGGTCGCATCCTTCAATCGCTTCGGCTTCTTCCTTAATTCTCACAGCGGAAGCCTTCAGAGATTCATTCTTGCAGTAAATCAACTTAATCTGTTTCAGTGTTGGAATATCTGCAAAGCTAAGGGGGATCTCCTCTAGATCTTCACAATATTTTATAACAAGTGTTTCAAGCAGGGGAAAGGATTCCTCCGAGGCATCCCACGTTGAGATTTCTAACTGCACCAGTTTCAACAACTTAAGTTTATGGAAAGTAATATCTCCAAGGCACCACTCTTTTAATTCAATAGAATGCACATATTCTAATTTGAGATACTCCAGGCTTGGTAGCTCCGCAATGAAGGGAATCACGCTTTCTATATAAGACTCGAATAGTACCAACTTCTTCAAAATTGAAGGCAACTGTAACCCGGATAAAACTATGGGACGCACAAAGGAAAGGCGAAGTGTTTGAAGCTGGGTAAGACTCTCCCATTTGAGACAAACAGGCTCGGCAGAATTGTTCCAAATATCAATGGCAAGTAGTTGAAGATTAGGACACCTCCTTAATAACACATCCACCCTATCAACTGGAACTCTAACCTTCCTTAATATCCTCAAATTTTCCAATTTAGAGGATCCTTCAAACATCCCATGCTTATCCTCTTCAAAATCAAATTCAGCATCCCTAATCTCAACATGCCTTAATTTTTCCATTTCCCAAAAAGACGCTGGTAATAGTACCATACTGTTATTCACCACAGTTAAAGTTTCTAGATGGGGCAGATGTGATTCTCGATGAAAATCGAATTGACCGGCCCAAACTGCCAGGTACTTCAGGAGAATTAGTGGTTTGAATGTAGCTGACGACAAAGTAGGCACCAAAATAGAACTTAAATCCAAGACCTTAAGAAGTCGCAATTTATTAATCAGACAGGGAATCCCATCATCATAGTGTCCTCGATTGGTCGTTATCAGTGACCTCAAGTGCTGGTGGAAAGGCTTCTCTGCTTTGGAGACTAGAGATGCAAACTTGGAATGCTCTTCACTGAAACTGAGGCTCACTCGACTTTCCTTTCGAGTCAAACGTCGAAACTGGCTAGCATGCCCCTTCACTGCCAGCATAAACTTTTCTACTCTACTCTTCT
This DNA window, taken from Solanum dulcamara chromosome 3, daSolDulc1.2, whole genome shotgun sequence, encodes the following:
- the LOC129883364 gene encoding probable aldo-keto reductase 2, with translation MEETTPLNVPKIKLGSQGLEVSRIGLGCMSMSGNYGPPKPEPEMIKLLHHAIDTGVAFLDTSDVYGPLINEILIGKAIKGIREEVQIATKFGIRFEDGNRGICGEPAYVRACCEASLKRLDIDCIDLYYVHRIDTQLPIEVTMGELKKLVEEGKIKYIGLSEACASTIRRAHAVHPITAVQMEWSLWTRDLEEEVVPTCRELGIGIVPYSPLGRGFFSAGAKLIESLPDGDFRKSFPRFKPENFEHNKQVFEKINLMAARKGCTPSQLALAWVLHQGDDVCPIPGTTKIENFNENVGALSVKLSSEDMKELESYTSGDVVKGERHVYMSSTWINSETPPLSSLES